In one window of Borrelia anserina Es DNA:
- a CDS encoding RluA family pseudouridine synthase produces the protein MVSFSSESVGKYIVIDVLKNDDGKRFDAVLIKFLKFPKSKVIRHIRKGDILLNNLKVTFSHRVSKGDKIYLYKPLLQGLSLDKVTVEDEAAILRDVKRRIVYEDEDLLVVNKRKGILVHGGKYSLDILINAYLLDKNLESLSFKPSAVHRLDRNTSGLIIFAKNIDSARLLSKAFSSGIVTKKYLALLDGKIKKPLTYMNFLYRDRTAKKTFIIGNIDKFNAITYVKPILVSQSSTLAEVSIKTGFTHQIRAQCAFNQHALINDGKYGSKFGKTNYFLHSFLIKFNQSLFLRNEFFAEPSSDFLKQINSIFGVYDFKRFI, from the coding sequence ATGGTGTCTTTTAGTTCTGAAAGTGTTGGTAAATATATTGTTATTGATGTGCTGAAGAATGACGATGGTAAAAGGTTTGATGCAGTTTTAATAAAATTTTTGAAATTCCCTAAATCAAAAGTAATCAGACATATTAGAAAAGGAGATATCCTTTTAAATAATTTAAAGGTTACTTTTTCTCATAGAGTTTCCAAGGGTGATAAGATTTATTTGTATAAACCTTTACTGCAGGGTTTGAGTTTAGACAAGGTTACAGTCGAGGATGAGGCTGCTATATTGAGAGATGTAAAGAGAAGAATAGTATATGAAGATGAGGATTTACTTGTGGTTAACAAGAGAAAGGGGATTTTAGTTCATGGAGGTAAATATTCACTTGATATTCTTATTAATGCTTATCTTTTAGATAAAAATCTTGAGTCTCTTAGTTTTAAACCTTCAGCTGTGCATAGATTAGATAGAAATACTTCAGGACTTATTATTTTTGCAAAAAATATAGATTCTGCAAGACTTTTAAGTAAGGCATTTAGTAGTGGTATTGTTACTAAGAAGTATTTGGCTTTACTTGATGGTAAGATTAAAAAACCTTTGACTTATATGAACTTTTTATATCGAGATAGAACTGCAAAAAAAACTTTTATTATCGGCAATATAGATAAATTTAATGCTATAACTTATGTTAAACCAATTTTGGTGTCTCAGTCTTCGACACTTGCGGAGGTATCAATTAAGACAGGATTCACACATCAAATAAGAGCACAATGTGCTTTTAATCAACATGCATTGATTAATGATGGGAAATATGGTTCTAAATTTGGAAAAACCAATTACTTTTTACATTCTTTTTTGATAAAATTTAACCAGTCTTTATTTTTGAGAAATGAGTTTTTTGCTGAACCTAGTTCGGATTTTTTAAAACAGATAAATAGTATTTTTGGTGTGTATGATTTTAAAAGATTTATTTAA
- the cmk gene encoding (d)CMP kinase, translated as MRIAISSKSGCGSTTISGMLAKHYGLKLINYTFHDIAREKNIPFDTFYEKEIICKNDYYWDEYLDNKLLELSKEDNTVLASRLAIWLSKNADLKIYLYAKIEMRVERIINREGGMYSDVLSRTFNRDSHDLKRYLSIYNIDIDNYLDVADFIVDTTDRSADKVFELIKDEIKRRSLYIK; from the coding sequence ATGAGAATAGCTATTTCTAGTAAGAGCGGTTGTGGTAGTACAACTATTAGTGGAATGCTTGCAAAGCATTATGGTCTAAAGCTTATTAATTATACTTTTCATGATATTGCTAGGGAAAAAAATATTCCCTTTGATACATTTTATGAGAAAGAAATTATTTGTAAAAATGATTATTATTGGGATGAGTATCTTGATAATAAATTATTGGAGCTTTCAAAGGAGGATAATACAGTTCTTGCATCTCGTCTTGCAATTTGGCTTTCAAAAAATGCTGATTTAAAGATATATCTTTATGCTAAGATAGAAATGCGGGTAGAGAGAATAATAAATAGAGAAGGTGGCATGTATTCTGATGTTTTAAGTAGGACTTTTAATAGAGATTCTCATGATTTAAAGAGGTATTTGTCTATATATAATATAGATATTGATAATTATTTAGATGTGGCCGACTTTATAGTTGATACAACTGATAGATCTGCAGACAAAGTTTTTGAGTTGATAAAGGATGAAATAAAGAGAAGGAGTTTATATATTAAATAA
- a CDS encoding phosphodiester glycosidase family protein, whose product MNKTTLRTTILILILIIFSAQESINPEDIRTRYKIIKGSFKESNYIIVKIKNENLKFTISKPIYDKKKNNYYFKGQTTSEFLLSNEIDIAINTSPYKIKENMFYPNGLYIYNKKIISNAKKDRGIIIIKNNQIILNPNKDEIKNSDYGFSGFFPLIKNGKYTKNFKENKHPRTIIGTDQKNKHLYLITVEGRGVNNSKGISLNEAIDLSLSYGITNSINLDGGGSSTLVTKSNNSSQKLNATSNIFGQERIVPFHLGIKLPN is encoded by the coding sequence ATGAATAAAACAACATTACGAACAACAATATTAATTCTGATATTAATCATCTTTTCAGCACAAGAATCAATCAATCCAGAAGACATAAGAACAAGATATAAAATAATTAAAGGATCTTTCAAAGAAAGTAACTATATTATTGTCAAGATAAAAAATGAAAATTTAAAGTTCACAATCTCAAAGCCTATTTACGACAAAAAAAAGAATAATTATTACTTTAAAGGTCAAACAACAAGTGAATTCTTACTTTCTAACGAAATAGATATTGCCATTAACACTAGCCCATATAAGATTAAAGAAAATATGTTCTACCCTAATGGTCTCTATATATATAATAAAAAAATAATCTCCAATGCAAAAAAAGATCGAGGAATAATTATAATCAAGAATAACCAAATAATATTAAATCCTAATAAAGATGAGATTAAAAATTCTGATTATGGTTTTAGTGGTTTCTTTCCTCTAATCAAAAATGGAAAATACACTAAAAATTTTAAAGAAAATAAACATCCAAGAACAATAATAGGTACTGATCAAAAAAACAAACACCTATATCTAATAACAGTAGAAGGAAGAGGCGTTAATAATAGCAAAGGTATCTCATTAAATGAAGCAATAGATCTCTCACTAAGCTATGGTATTACCAATTCTATTAACCTAGATGGAGGTGGTTCAAGTACACTTGTAACAAAATCAAATAACTCATCTCAAAAACTCAATGCCACATCTAATATCTTTGGACAAGAAAGAATCGTTCCTTTTCACTTAGGAATAAAACTACCTAACTGA
- a CDS encoding PTS transporter subunit EIIC — MNKLMKNMQNLGKALQTPAAVLPIAGILLGFGYLIIETTESYVMLRQIGKLMEQSGSAILGNLPILFAIGTGMGLSKNNKAAAALGGAVGYLILNAGLSTFTIIVNGKSEPVNMSVLGGIITGISSAILSDKVVNYKMPQFLGFFSGQRLVPIANGMLSVILATIFGLLWAPIQITINQIGIWMIEAGNLGLFVFGFLNRLLIITGLHQLLNTLVYFVFGEYTTSDGNIIQGEITRYLNGDPTAGSFTSGMYPIMLFGLPGAALAMYLTSKAKNRNEIGGILLSAALTSFLTGITEPIEYTFMLIAPLLYLIHATLTGISLIITNIFEIRIAFALSAGIIDYFLMFPKSTNALLIFPIGLVIGIIYFTIFITLIKAFNIKTPGREDDTQQSTISSNTSKIFQNEDFDTIIQALGGLDNITNVDSCFTRLRVDVKSPSLVNKDLMTELGATGTIITSGNQAQVIFGAKSEQISNYIKSKL; from the coding sequence ATGAATAAGTTAATGAAAAATATGCAAAATCTTGGAAAAGCTTTGCAAACTCCCGCGGCTGTCTTGCCGATCGCTGGAATTTTACTTGGCTTTGGTTACTTAATAATAGAAACTACAGAGTCTTATGTCATGCTTAGACAAATTGGTAAACTAATGGAACAATCAGGTAGTGCTATTTTAGGAAACTTACCAATACTATTCGCAATCGGAACTGGAATGGGATTATCTAAAAATAACAAAGCAGCTGCAGCACTCGGAGGAGCTGTAGGATATCTAATTTTAAATGCAGGGCTATCTACATTTACAATAATAGTTAATGGAAAATCAGAACCTGTTAACATGTCAGTCCTAGGTGGTATTATTACAGGCATAAGCTCAGCGATTCTTAGCGACAAGGTAGTAAACTACAAAATGCCACAATTTTTAGGATTCTTCTCAGGACAAAGATTAGTACCAATAGCTAATGGAATGCTGTCTGTAATACTTGCCACAATATTTGGTCTCCTATGGGCACCAATACAAATAACTATCAATCAAATTGGAATCTGGATGATAGAAGCTGGTAATCTCGGATTGTTTGTATTTGGTTTTCTAAATAGACTTCTCATAATAACAGGTCTACATCAGCTTCTAAACACTTTAGTATATTTTGTATTCGGAGAATATACCACAAGCGACGGAAACATAATTCAAGGAGAAATTACAAGATATTTAAATGGAGATCCAACTGCCGGCTCATTTACATCAGGAATGTATCCAATCATGCTATTTGGACTACCAGGTGCAGCCCTTGCAATGTACTTAACATCCAAGGCAAAAAATAGAAACGAAATAGGTGGTATTTTACTCTCAGCAGCCCTTACCTCATTTTTAACAGGAATTACAGAACCAATAGAGTACACATTTATGTTAATAGCACCTCTACTTTATTTAATACACGCTACTCTAACTGGAATATCATTAATCATTACTAATATATTTGAAATACGTATAGCATTTGCACTCTCAGCAGGAATTATAGATTACTTCTTAATGTTCCCAAAATCAACAAACGCTTTGCTAATATTCCCAATAGGACTTGTAATTGGAATTATCTACTTCACTATTTTCATAACATTAATAAAAGCATTTAACATCAAAACACCGGGTCGTGAAGATGATACTCAACAGAGCACAATTTCTAGTAATACTTCTAAGATATTTCAAAATGAAGATTTTGATACAATCATTCAAGCCCTTGGAGGACTTGACAATATAACAAATGTTGATTCATGTTTTACACGACTAAGAGTAGATGTAAAATCGCCCTCATTAGTAAATAAAGACTTAATGACCGAACTTGGAGCTACTGGAACAATTATTACATCAGGAAATCAAGCCCAAGTAATATTCGGGGCAAAATCTGAACAAATCTCAAATTACATAAAATCCAAACTTTAA
- the murC gene encoding UDP-N-acetylmuramate--L-alanine ligase yields the protein MNFDLDNLGNIFLVGIKGSGLCSLACFLNAKGYFVEGIDIPLKFHTEDVLNSDNITYYENIDEFSLKNHHISYDILIYSPAYDKDNLAVLLEARELGIPVLSYPEVIGEISKKYYSIGVAGSHGKTTTAAFLGILFNSLGLYPNVILGASVKDFGDKSSLVGHGNIFIAETCEYRNHFLHFSPDMIVLTNIDYEHVDFFESYEAVESVFLKYVNNLKRNGILIINADEVNLLEIKNKISRKDIKVFSVGFSFLADFRIEHFEVIDEFLKFDFLGMGDIKLRTPLIHNVFNFSSALLALKLFLEEHKKLVWGFDEKIKIVAKGYMGIKRRMEFIMEKDGVIYIDDYAHHPKEIESTLFGLKSFYRGRRIILDFMPHTFTRTKTLFNEFVKVLSSVDVLVLHNIYLSIREDFDPNELSRELFLAIKDLNQNVYFFKEVVDSVDFIKSVLKRNDLFVTMGAGNNFILHDFL from the coding sequence ATGAATTTTGACTTGGATAATTTAGGTAATATCTTTTTAGTTGGCATTAAGGGCTCTGGACTTTGTTCACTTGCCTGTTTTTTAAATGCCAAAGGATATTTTGTAGAAGGAATAGACATTCCTTTAAAGTTTCATACGGAAGATGTATTAAATAGCGATAATATAACTTATTATGAGAATATTGATGAATTTTCACTAAAGAATCATCATATATCTTATGATATATTAATATATTCACCAGCTTATGATAAAGATAATTTAGCTGTTTTGTTAGAAGCACGTGAACTTGGCATTCCTGTTCTATCTTATCCTGAGGTTATTGGGGAAATTTCTAAGAAATATTATAGTATCGGGGTTGCAGGTTCTCATGGCAAAACTACTACAGCAGCATTCTTGGGTATACTGTTTAATAGTTTGGGACTTTATCCCAATGTAATATTAGGTGCTAGTGTTAAAGATTTTGGAGATAAATCTAGTCTTGTTGGTCATGGCAATATATTTATTGCAGAGACTTGTGAGTATAGGAATCATTTTTTGCACTTTTCACCAGACATGATTGTTTTAACTAATATTGACTATGAGCATGTTGATTTTTTTGAAAGTTATGAAGCAGTTGAGAGTGTTTTTTTAAAATATGTTAATAATTTGAAGAGAAATGGGATTTTGATAATAAATGCTGATGAAGTTAATTTGCTTGAAATTAAGAATAAAATTTCAAGGAAAGATATTAAAGTGTTTAGCGTTGGATTTAGTTTTTTGGCCGATTTTAGGATTGAACATTTTGAGGTGATAGACGAATTTTTAAAGTTTGATTTTTTAGGGATGGGTGATATTAAATTAAGGACACCTTTAATTCATAATGTTTTCAATTTTTCGTCAGCACTTTTAGCTTTAAAGTTATTTTTAGAGGAACATAAAAAATTGGTTTGGGGTTTTGATGAGAAAATAAAGATAGTAGCTAAAGGGTACATGGGCATAAAAAGAAGGATGGAATTTATCATGGAAAAAGATGGAGTTATATATATTGATGATTATGCCCATCATCCAAAGGAAATTGAAAGTACACTTTTTGGACTTAAGAGTTTTTATAGGGGTAGGCGTATTATTTTAGATTTTATGCCACATACATTTACGAGGACAAAAACTCTTTTTAATGAGTTCGTTAAGGTTTTAAGTAGTGTTGATGTTTTAGTTTTGCATAATATATATCTATCAATTAGAGAAGATTTTGATCCTAACGAACTTTCTAGAGAACTATTTTTGGCTATTAAAGATTTAAATCAAAATGTTTATTTTTTTAAAGAAGTTGTCGATTCTGTTGATTTTATAAAGAGTGTGTTAAAGAGAAATGATTTATTTGTTACAATGGGAGCTGGTAATAATTTTATATTACATGATTTTTTATAA
- a CDS encoding DNA-directed RNA polymerase subunit omega, whose product MKIPLKEIQDFDGNYYELVMAVIVRTEQIIDQISLAGHTTSDERVVGQAFNDILTGRFTYSIEEK is encoded by the coding sequence ATGAAAATACCTTTAAAAGAGATACAAGATTTTGATGGCAATTATTATGAGCTTGTTATGGCGGTGATAGTTCGTACGGAGCAAATTATTGATCAAATTTCTTTAGCGGGGCATACTACTTCTGACGAAAGAGTGGTGGGACAAGCTTTTAATGATATTTTGACAGGCCGGTTTACGTATTCAATTGAAGAAAAATAA
- the miaA gene encoding tRNA (adenosine(37)-N6)-dimethylallyltransferase MiaA, giving the protein MKKNKIVFIFGPTAVGKSDILFNFPKGVTEIINVDSIQVYREFDIASCKPSFELRSHIKHHLVDFLEPTEEYNLGIFYREACKLIENLKEQNKLPVFVGGSAFYFKHLKYGLPATPPVSSEIRCYINTLFTLRGKDYLLEELKRVDFERYESISKNDIYRIKRSLEVYYQTGISISQFLKRGQMLENILAIGLKRPMEEMKSRIISRVNDMIDCGLLEEVKRLLGKGYNDTTPAFKGIGYREFLLWKSRPYYMLNDIIDLIVKHSFLYVKRQMTFFDKIPNVLWFHPDDDLKDILDLIFGSKEI; this is encoded by the coding sequence TTGAAGAAAAATAAAATAGTTTTTATATTTGGACCTACAGCCGTAGGCAAAAGTGATATTCTATTTAATTTTCCAAAGGGTGTAACTGAAATAATTAATGTTGATTCTATTCAAGTTTATAGAGAGTTTGATATTGCTTCTTGTAAGCCCAGTTTTGAATTAAGATCTCATATAAAACATCATTTAGTCGATTTTTTGGAACCGACTGAAGAGTATAATCTTGGAATTTTTTACAGAGAGGCATGTAAACTCATAGAGAATTTAAAGGAGCAAAATAAGCTTCCTGTATTTGTAGGTGGATCGGCTTTTTATTTTAAGCATTTAAAATATGGATTGCCTGCTACGCCGCCTGTTTCTTCTGAAATACGGTGTTATATAAATACTCTTTTTACTCTAAGAGGTAAAGATTATCTCTTAGAGGAGCTTAAGAGAGTAGACTTTGAAAGATATGAATCAATCAGTAAAAATGATATTTATAGGATTAAAAGATCGCTTGAGGTTTATTATCAAACAGGTATTTCAATTAGTCAATTCCTAAAAAGAGGTCAGATGCTTGAAAATATCTTAGCTATTGGGTTGAAGAGGCCGATGGAAGAAATGAAGTCTAGGATAATATCTAGGGTAAATGATATGATTGATTGTGGATTACTTGAAGAGGTTAAGAGATTATTGGGGAAAGGATACAATGATACAACGCCGGCTTTTAAAGGAATAGGATATCGTGAATTTTTATTGTGGAAGAGTAGACCTTATTATATGTTAAATGATATAATAGACTTAATAGTGAAGCATTCATTTTTGTATGTAAAAAGGCAGATGACTTTTTTTGACAAAATTCCTAATGTTTTGTGGTTTCATCCTGATGATGACTTAAAGGACATTTTGGATTTAATTTTTGGTAGTAAGGAGATATGA
- the panF gene encoding sodium/pantothenate symporter, translating into MTRGFFLFFIFLILYCVFGIFSGKKREGTLFLQSYFLANRGLNFFVMALVVASSYVSASSFISGPSAVYRYGLSFIFLAVIQIPTSLISFVIIGERLNLEAKKINAINIIDYIGYRYNSHSLVLISSFIVIFFSLFLLSAQIMGGAKLLEVFFQISYTDALVLFSLFVFFYVCLGGFKIIAYMDLVQGILMVMASILLFSRLVDLGGGINNLFKMAQLDLRDDLFLPSTLDLKIGYIISFWVLIGIGVLGLPQFVNNFIAFKDMKSMRFSLPIVTFVIGFLVVIMHLIGFFSLVIFPEFEPNDKVILNVAFKVLNPKVFILFFVGLLSAIVSTIDSGFLFLSSIWVKVILSLSKNIGTNIGVNRITVMSNVCFMSIIIFLSLKPPDFLLFVNVFALGALEVSFFCIIVFGLYFNFVSKMSAFISQFLGLLSYLALIFYGDTDSYYFHPVVPSLFISVCSFLIVNFMCRKCSKV; encoded by the coding sequence AGTTATTTTCTTGCAAATCGGGGTTTAAATTTTTTTGTAATGGCATTAGTTGTTGCCTCTAGTTATGTTAGTGCTAGTAGTTTTATTTCAGGGCCTTCGGCTGTTTATAGATATGGATTGTCTTTTATTTTTTTGGCTGTTATTCAGATTCCTACAAGTTTAATTTCATTTGTCATTATTGGTGAGAGATTGAATTTGGAAGCTAAAAAAATTAATGCAATAAATATTATTGATTATATTGGATATAGGTATAATAGTCATTCTTTAGTTTTAATTAGTAGTTTTATAGTAATTTTTTTCTCTTTATTTTTACTCTCAGCTCAGATTATGGGGGGTGCTAAACTTTTAGAGGTGTTTTTCCAAATTAGTTATACTGATGCTCTTGTTTTGTTCTCTCTATTTGTTTTCTTTTATGTTTGTTTGGGGGGATTTAAGATAATAGCATATATGGACTTAGTACAAGGCATTTTGATGGTTATGGCGTCTATACTTTTATTTTCAAGATTAGTTGATTTGGGGGGTGGAATTAATAATCTTTTTAAGATGGCTCAGTTAGATCTTAGAGATGATTTGTTTTTGCCATCAACTTTGGATTTGAAAATTGGGTATATCATTTCTTTTTGGGTATTAATAGGAATTGGAGTGTTGGGACTACCTCAATTTGTTAATAATTTTATAGCGTTTAAAGATATGAAATCTATGAGATTTTCTCTTCCCATTGTGACCTTTGTAATAGGATTTTTAGTTGTTATTATGCATTTGATAGGTTTTTTTTCTCTTGTTATTTTTCCTGAATTTGAACCGAATGATAAAGTTATTTTGAATGTAGCATTCAAAGTATTAAATCCTAAGGTATTTATATTATTTTTTGTGGGGCTTTTATCAGCGATAGTGTCTACAATAGATTCAGGTTTTCTTTTTCTGTCTTCTATTTGGGTAAAGGTCATATTGTCGTTGAGTAAGAATATTGGTACTAATATTGGAGTTAATAGAATTACTGTTATGTCTAATGTTTGTTTTATGTCAATAATAATTTTTTTATCTTTAAAACCACCTGACTTTTTGCTTTTTGTAAACGTTTTTGCACTTGGAGCTTTGGAAGTTTCATTTTTCTGTATTATTGTTTTTGGACTTTATTTTAATTTTGTAAGTAAAATGTCAGCTTTTATTTCTCAGTTTTTGGGACTTTTGAGTTATTTGGCTCTAATTTTTTATGGTGATACTGATAGTTATTATTTTCATCCTGTTGTTCCTTCACTTTTTATTTCTGTATGTTCATTTTTGATAGTTAATTTTATGTGTCGAAAATGTAGTAAAGTTTAG
- a CDS encoding YicC/YloC family endoribonuclease produces the protein MKSMTGFFHLERVISNYMFSINLKSYNGRFLEFKFKLPEILYAYELDIRNFISNYVKRGNVFLGVGYKEIVPSINFSLNPNYIEAITRLRDSLSHINLNIKDELNLSDFLSLKGALVIDEDDVSKEMVYSAFKEVLEETLLNYDKSRTFEGENTKQDISSILMLIRKDLDLLKESQSSINNKLFFSIKENLLKLLDDFNDVNVVEEAAKMSIRLDINEEIVRLYSHIDNFYKNLENETCGKILEFIAQEMHREVTTMSNKAIDLDIRNLVLNMKLNLEKIKEHLRNIE, from the coding sequence ATGAAAAGTATGACAGGATTCTTTCACTTAGAGAGAGTAATTTCAAATTATATGTTTAGTATTAACTTAAAGTCTTATAATGGTAGATTTTTGGAATTTAAGTTTAAATTACCTGAAATTTTATATGCCTATGAACTTGATATAAGAAATTTTATTTCAAATTATGTTAAAAGAGGAAATGTTTTCTTAGGGGTAGGATATAAAGAAATAGTTCCAAGTATTAATTTTAGTTTAAATCCTAACTATATTGAGGCTATTACTCGTCTTAGGGATAGCTTATCGCATATTAATTTAAACATTAAGGATGAATTAAATCTTAGTGATTTTTTATCTTTAAAAGGGGCTTTAGTTATTGATGAAGATGATGTTAGTAAAGAAATGGTTTATAGTGCTTTTAAGGAAGTTTTAGAAGAGACTTTATTAAATTATGATAAGAGTAGAACCTTTGAGGGTGAAAATACTAAGCAGGATATAAGTTCAATTCTTATGTTAATAAGGAAGGATTTAGATCTTTTAAAGGAATCTCAGAGTAGTATTAATAATAAACTTTTCTTTAGTATTAAGGAAAATTTATTAAAGTTACTGGATGATTTTAATGATGTTAATGTTGTAGAAGAAGCTGCTAAGATGTCAATTCGGTTAGATATTAATGAGGAAATAGTAAGATTATATTCACATATAGATAATTTTTATAAAAACCTTGAAAATGAAACATGTGGAAAGATTTTAGAGTTTATTGCTCAAGAAATGCATAGAGAGGTTACAACAATGAGCAATAAGGCAATTGATCTTGATATTAGGAATTTAGTTTTAAATATGAAGTTAAATTTAGAGAAAATAAAAGAACATCTGAGGAATATTGAATGA